In one uncultured Methanobrevibacter sp. genomic region, the following are encoded:
- a CDS encoding class I adenylate-forming enzyme family protein, whose product MLNITTFLDANACRLDKNVLYNPKTNEKYNSKEILSITSGIARDLKKCGIKKGDRVLIYLNNSTSYLFSLFAIWRIGAIAIPTNRVFTPHELEYIIGDSEAKLMITDEEAKNIVELDKYIPKNISNYKNEKILPIEPTNWDDLCQLQYTSGTTGQPKGAMLTHGNYFTAIHNECDVLTLKQDDVYMGIYPMAHVGLSWAIAALRAGAYYIMIEQFNLDEYLKLCQKEKVTILTGMPPVIHSLTRLDNKAKEQLKTVRELISGGGPLHKKIWKQFHEKYKIPIINAYGLSETIVIGTGTVIRPEDYRTADRFESVGHPVCFSEVKIVDEHDYTKELEKYEHGEIALRGPAVAKGYWKREIATKEAFLENGWFLTGDIGYIDEDNRLFITDRKKDMIVMSGWKIYPTEVEEVLIKYPAVKEIAIFSIPDCHRGELPVAAVVWENETDEEGLIKYARENLSRYKVPRKIFNLDELPRVNGWKLLRRKLREEYNQI is encoded by the coding sequence TTATCAATAACATCTGGAATTGCACGTGATTTAAAAAAATGCGGCATTAAAAAAGGAGACCGTGTTTTAATATATTTAAATAACTCTACAAGTTATTTATTCTCATTATTTGCAATCTGGAGGATTGGAGCAATAGCTATACCAACAAACAGAGTATTTACTCCACATGAACTTGAATATATTATTGGAGATTCTGAAGCTAAATTAATGATTACAGATGAGGAAGCTAAAAATATTGTAGAACTTGACAAATACATTCCAAAAAATATTAGCAATTATAAAAATGAAAAGATATTACCTATAGAACCTACCAACTGGGATGATTTATGTCAATTACAATATACTTCCGGAACAACAGGACAACCAAAAGGAGCTATGCTTACACATGGAAATTATTTTACAGCAATACACAATGAATGTGATGTATTAACCTTAAAACAAGACGATGTTTATATGGGAATTTATCCAATGGCTCATGTAGGATTATCTTGGGCAATAGCAGCACTTAGAGCTGGAGCTTATTACATTATGATAGAACAATTTAATTTAGACGAATATCTTAAATTATGTCAAAAAGAAAAAGTTACTATTTTAACAGGTATGCCTCCGGTAATCCATTCCTTAACAAGACTTGATAACAAAGCAAAAGAACAATTAAAAACCGTTCGTGAATTAATAAGTGGAGGAGGACCATTACACAAAAAAATTTGGAAACAATTCCATGAAAAATACAAAATTCCTATAATTAATGCTTATGGTTTATCTGAAACAATTGTAATTGGAACTGGAACAGTTATTAGACCTGAAGACTATAGAACAGCAGATAGATTTGAAAGTGTTGGGCATCCAGTTTGCTTTTCAGAAGTTAAAATTGTTGATGAACATGATTACACTAAAGAACTTGAAAAATATGAACATGGAGAAATTGCATTAAGAGGTCCTGCAGTAGCTAAAGGTTATTGGAAACGAGAAATAGCTACTAAAGAAGCATTTTTAGAAAATGGATGGTTTTTAACAGGAGATATTGGATATATTGATGAAGATAATCGTTTATTCATTACTGATCGTAAAAAAGACATGATTGTAATGAGTGGATGGAAAATTTATCCAACAGAAGTAGAAGAGGTATTAATAAAATATCCTGCAGTAAAAGAAATAGCTATTTTCAGTATCCCCGACTGTCATCGTGGAGAATTACCCGTAGCGGCAGTTGTTTGGGAAAACGAAACCGATGAAGAAGGTTTAATTAAATATGCTCGTGAAAATTTATCTAGATACAAAGTACCTCGAAAAATATTTAATTTAGATGAACTTCCAAGAGTTAACGGATGGAAGTTACTTAGAAGGAAATTAAGAGAAGAATATAATCAAATCTAA